ATCTAATGTGTTTTCTAATAATTTCTGTTGCTTTTCTTGCATCAATTTTTTCTCCCATTATGTATTCATGCAGTAGTGTTGAATTTTTTATAAGTCTGTAAATAATTTCAATAACGCTGAAAATTTGTTCTTCTTGTTTTTCTTTGATTTCATTTTCTAATCTTATGTCTTGTATTTTAACGTTCAAGGTTTTTTCATAAAAGTGTTTGTAAGGATTGGAAAGGGCGTTTTTTAATTCGTATAAATTTAGCTTGATTGGGCTTTCTAGTTTAATTTTATTTTGCTTGAACTTAACTAGTTTAGAATTTTGGAGTATTTTTGCAATATTATAGGCTTCTAGATCATAGTTTATTAAATAATTTTCTTTTGTATCTTTAAAATATGCTAGGTCGTGGTTTTCATTTGGATGTTTTTCTATTTGAAAATTTTTTTCATACTTTTGTATGTGTTCAAGTATTTTGTTTATTGTTTTTGATGTATTAATTTCTGGGCTTAAATTATCTTGAAATGAGTAGTAAATGTAAAATTTTTCTGATGTTGCAAAAATTAAATTAAAAAGAGCTGTGATTGACTCTTTTTCAGTATTCTCATGTTCATAGTATTCATTTAATAAATTCATATTATCATAATTTATCTTAGAGTTGAATTTTTGAAATCCCAAAAAATGAATTTCTTTTTTTTGAAGATATTCTATTTCTTTGTAATTGGCAATCAATATTCCATTTTTTTTATACATTATTCCGTATTTTTCTTTTTCAAGACTTTCTTCAAACATAATCTTAAAAAGATAAAATTCAATTTTTATTTCATTAATTTCTTTTAAGTAGTTTTTGCAAAGATTATCATTTAAATCTTTGGGGAAATTTTTAAAGTATTTTATCTTATTTTGTAAATATTCATCGCTTGTATTAAAGTCTTCAAGATTAATGTATTTTTGAATAAAAATTTCTATGATTTCTGCCCATTCATTTACTTTATATGCTTTATTTTTAAAATAGTTTATATCTTCGTACAAACTTTTTACTATTGTTATAAGTTTCATTATTGATTCTTGATCTTGAAATCTTGTGCTTTCTTTTTGGGTTTCTTCTTCATATTTTTCGTCAAATATTTCAGACATTAAAAATCGATTAAATCCATCTTCCCATGAGTTTAAAAAGTTTTGATCATAATTTAGATTTTCTTTGTGGGTGTTATTTGCTCCAAAACTAATGTTCACCGCATCGCTAAATTCTATTAAATAGTTTAATTCAGATGTTGATATATTAAATTTTTTCATTACTTTGTTGTTACTTAGCAGATCAAATACTTCTTTTTTACTAAAATTGCTAATTGTTCCGTTTTTTGATATGAAAAGATCCATTAGCCTTTTTAAGGCTATTATACTTTCTCCTCTTGACAAATTGTTGTAACATAGAACACTATATTCAATTTCATATTTATTTAGGCACTCTTCTATGTATGGCAAATATTCATTAAATTTTTCTTGCAAACAAGTTATTGCTATGTCACTTAATTTTAGGTTATTTTTTTGCATTGAGTGTACTATTTGATTTGTCAAAATTTCTACTTCACGGTTTTGATTTTTAGCCTCTATTATTTTAAAGCTATCGTTCAATTTTGAAATTGGAGTTTTTGCTATGATATTATTTTTAATGCTTGTTAAAAAATTTTCACCTTTAAATAATTCAATATCTACTTTTTCTAAAGCTTGATATTTTATTGGGTTGATTTTTGTTTTTGTCAGCAACAATTTTTCAACTAGGGGAGATTCATAGTTTAGTAAATCTTCAAAAATTAACACATACACTTCAAAATCAAAAATTTTTTCTAAAGAGTTGAGAACTTTTTTCTCAATTTCTCTGTTGTTGCCAATAAATATTATTTTTTTAATTTCGATTTCTATATTTTTTCTTGGTTTTTCCTGAATTATTTTTTTATGTAAGTTTAAAATATTTTTTTGCTTTTCAAAAAGCTTTTTAAATAGTTCTTTTTGCATATTCTCGTAGGGTTTTAAATTTTCTTCTTGAAATAAAAATCCATTGTCCTCCCAAGTTTCAATTAATTTTGAAAATTTTGAGTAATATTGGTGAAATAAATCTATTATTCTTGATGCAAAGAAGTACCTATTCTTTGTTGATTTGAAATCTTTTATGTATTTTAGTTTTTCAGTTTTCAATATGTTATATAAAATGAATTTTTCTGTTTCCAAATAAAATGAAAAAGTGTTCTCTTCTATGTATTTTTTTATATTAGGATTTTTAAAAGAAATTTCATATATGCTTTTTATGGCATTTTTTTTAATATTTAGATTATAAGAAATTCCATTTAATTTTGCTATGGTTTTTTTAATTTCTTCTCTTAAGAGATCATTTTTTACTATAATGAGTGTTTCTTTTTTAAAAAGATTGTCGTTTTGAGTTAGTTCTTTGATTTTATTATAAATTTTAGTTACGTTGTTAGTTTTATATATATGCATATATTAATTGTTTTTGATATTTTTTATGAGTTTGTTTTTTAACTTTCTTAAGTTTTTACTAATACTTACTTTATATATGTGGGGATTAATTATTCTTCTGTACGTATGTTCAAGTTTGCTTAAGTCAAGTCTGGTTTTATTTCTAATATTGCTTAA
This genomic interval from Borreliella andersonii contains the following:
- a CDS encoding exodeoxyribonuclease V subunit gamma, with translation MHIYKTNNVTKIYNKIKELTQNDNLFKKETLIIVKNDLLREEIKKTIAKLNGISYNLNIKKNAIKSIYEISFKNPNIKKYIEENTFSFYLETEKFILYNILKTEKLKYIKDFKSTKNRYFFASRIIDLFHQYYSKFSKLIETWEDNGFLFQEENLKPYENMQKELFKKLFEKQKNILNLHKKIIQEKPRKNIEIEIKKIIFIGNNREIEKKVLNSLEKIFDFEVYVLIFEDLLNYESPLVEKLLLTKTKINPIKYQALEKVDIELFKGENFLTSIKNNIIAKTPISKLNDSFKIIEAKNQNREVEILTNQIVHSMQKNNLKLSDIAITCLQEKFNEYLPYIEECLNKYEIEYSVLCYNNLSRGESIIALKRLMDLFISKNGTISNFSKKEVFDLLSNNKVMKKFNISTSELNYLIEFSDAVNISFGANNTHKENLNYDQNFLNSWEDGFNRFLMSEIFDEKYEEETQKESTRFQDQESIMKLITIVKSLYEDINYFKNKAYKVNEWAEIIEIFIQKYINLEDFNTSDEYLQNKIKYFKNFPKDLNDNLCKNYLKEINEIKIEFYLFKIMFEESLEKEKYGIMYKKNGILIANYKEIEYLQKKEIHFLGFQKFNSKINYDNMNLLNEYYEHENTEKESITALFNLIFATSEKFYIYYSFQDNLSPEINTSKTINKILEHIQKYEKNFQIEKHPNENHDLAYFKDTKENYLINYDLEAYNIAKILQNSKLVKFKQNKIKLESPIKLNLYELKNALSNPYKHFYEKTLNVKIQDIRLENEIKEKQEEQIFSVIEIIYRLIKNSTLLHEYIMGEKIDARKATEIIRKHIRYEIQQGSIPFNIDQKTIINEILKKINKLKRNATESFKKLSVMTKSKIKFCKKIKLNFQKKNIEFELKTDIENVYKVENDYFYLNFVKKDYCSIPDKIKNEIYLYITGLLIKKEIQNFNSLTEVKINLESLTAKATICYHNNEIIIDDIENILMQFAYISSYPTPIYQSLIIKILSKINQNNFSNCFKNLIKMQIKNPSKAYFTNKAHERFLKTSEITLCDYYNRFKDTHDFKLEKNLLILMEKFYIKFVRTKI